A single genomic interval of Spinacia oleracea cultivar Varoflay chromosome 6, BTI_SOV_V1, whole genome shotgun sequence harbors:
- the LOC130462639 gene encoding uncharacterized protein has protein sequence MADESSPPPGGHEERGMTRQSTGAGPLWVGPKLYDGRDLQHDLEHHVTSRLHARRETTVRGYGAAASETVFSFLSSDAQALVRASSLFPVVETFWEILRLNISLSFMRSFMRWWWDTTNTFHFPWGEMTITPEDYTALTGLTFIGNPVHLRSDGPSPTVAEGTRLLGSWMGSRLPLYQPRGIPFADLMWALEHGVEESPSRQARLFYLHFMTSTFLSGPTDTFDSRWIGIVEDVSTLGDYRWGDLGYATLVGQMSLTVRDSDLSRRHFVITLAGVPRLIELWAFEHLPWLAPRKGQRPLEYPAGRRWGWKKKLPVRPPPDTVWDLIRDGNPEHVIWTPWLSFRGTHASVRDSYALSQMRVLFVGRRDPVWYLGERVRMQTVGAFSVPRPPPATMLSTCSIGESWRVHSRTGVPAVELVIEGANYYQFIQDSLRLPEPGAECPDPSLGGWVLPDARISYTGESGSEIVETFPEDRVFHAPLPEGVQTVPARTANAMVGVINRLKSALVRARSVLSCRSPHSTRTGAGRAGPTTRVPRAGDTVVRERGHDTRPYDIAVLTRG, from the exons atggctgacgagtcgtcacctcctccaggtggccacgaggagcgtggcatgacgcgtcagtccactggcgcgggtcccctatgggtgggccctaagctctacgacggtcgtgatctgcaacacgacctagagcaccacgtgacttcccgccttcacgcgaggagagagactacggttcgcggctatggcgcagcggcgagtgagaccgtttttagcttcctgagctcggacgcccaggccttggtgagggcgagctcactgtttccggtggtcgagaccttctgggagatactgcggcttaacatctccctgtcctttatgcggtcgttcatgaggtggtggtgggataccaccaacacctttcattttccttggggcgagatgacgatcactcctgaggactacacggctttgacgggcttgacctttataGGGAACCCCGTTCatctgaggtcggatggcccatcgccgactgttgctgagggtaccaggctcctgggctcgtggatgggtagtagattacctttgtaccagccccgtgggatacctttcgctgacctgatgtgggccttagagcatggggtagaggagtcgccttcgagacaggctcggctgttctacctccattttatgaCTTCCAcctttctatcgggtccgactgacacctttgactcgaggtggataggcatagtggaggacgtgtctacactgggtgactatcgctggggcgatttgggctatgcgacgctcgtcggccagatgagtttgacggtgcgcgactcggacctgagtagacgtcactttgtgattacattagcaggagtgccgcgtttgatcgag ctttgggcctttgagcacttaccttggctggccccccgaaaggggcagaggcctttggagtaccctgccggtcgtcgttggggttggaagaagaagctgccagtgcgtccaccgcccgataccgtgtgggatctcattcgggacgggaaccctgagcat gtgatttggaccccatggctctcttttaggggtactcatgcttcggtcagggatagttatgccctgagccagatgcgggtcttgttcgttggccgccgggacccggtctggtacctgggagagcgggtacgtatgcagacggtcggggctttttcggtgcctaggcctccgccagcgaccatgctgtctacttgctcgataggcgagtcatggagggtccactcgaggactggcgtgccggcggtggagttggtgatagagggagctaactattaccagtttatccaggattctctccGTCTCCcagagcctggcgct gagtgtcctgacccttcgttggggggatgggtgcttcccgatgctcgaatctcgtataccggagagagtggatccgagattgtggagactttcccggaagaccgggttttccatgctccgctccctgagggagtacagacG gttccggcccgtacggccaacgcgatggtgggggtgatcaaccggttgaagtccgcgttggttcgagcccgatctgtactttcttgcaggagcccccactctactcgg acgggtgctggacgtgccgggccgacgacgcgggtccctcgggcgggggacacggtcgtgagagagagagggcacgacactcgcccctacgacatcgccgttctgacgcgggggtga